Proteins found in one Salvia splendens isolate huo1 chromosome 10, SspV2, whole genome shotgun sequence genomic segment:
- the LOC121750094 gene encoding zinc finger protein CONSTANS-LIKE 4-like: MGAESWSITAKLCDSCKASPVAVFCRADSAFLCGACDAKIHAANKLALRRGRVWICEVCEQAPAAFTCKADAAALCAACDRDIHSANPLARRHERVPFVPFYDAAPAAGKPPPSEEEAEAASWLLPDPNTKAEDESGSPEYMSAEYLFTDIDPYLDLDLDLKSGDQKPHLHQIVEQKHYSSDGVVPVQNESGQYVPGPVVDGFPSFEMDYAVPKPFMYNFTSQSISQSVSSSSMEVGVVPDAAESLGKSESVAAVAVLGMDREARVLRYREKRKNRKFEKTIRYASRKAYAETRPRIKGRFAKLSELEVESLLGGEAASYGVVPSF; this comes from the exons ATGGGGGCTGAAAGCTGGAGCATAACCGCGAAGCTCTGCGACTCTTGCAAGGCCTCTCCAGTCGCCGTCTTCTGCCGCGCTGACTCGGCGTTCCTCTGCGGCGCGTGCGACGCCAAGATCCACGCCGCCAACAAGTTGGCGTTGCGCCGCGGCCGCGTCTGGATCTGCGAGGTCTGCGAGCAGGCGCCGGCCGCCTTCACCTGCAAGGCCGACGCCGCCGCTCTTTGCGCCGCCTGCGACCGCGACATCCACTCTGCCAACCCCCTCGCCCGCCGCCACGAGCGCGTCCCCTTCGTCCCCTTCTACGACGCCGCCCCCGCAGCCGGAAAGCCCCCTCCCTCCGAAGAGGAGGCCGAGGCCGCCTCCTGGCTCCTACCCGACCCGAATACCAAAGCGGAGGACGAATCCGGGTCGCCCGAGTACATGTCCGCTGAGTACCTCTTCACCGATATCGATCCctatctcgatctcgatctcgatctcaaATCGGGCGATCAGAAACCGCATCTTCACCAAATCGTTGAGCAGAAGCATTACTCCTCCGACGGAGTCGTGCCGGTGCAGAACGAATCGGGTCAATACGTACCGGGTCCCGTCGTGGACGGATTCCCCTCTTTCGAAATGGACTACGCGGTGCCCAAGCCCTTCATGTACAATTTCACCTCGCAATCCATCAGCCAAAGC GTGTCCTCGTCTTCGATGGAGGTGGGGGTAGTGCCGGATGCGGCGGAGAGCTTGGGGAAGAGCGAGAGCGTGGCGGCGGTGGCAGTGCTGGGAATGGATAGAGAGGCGAGGGTGCTGAGGTacagagagaagaggaagaacaGAAAGTTCGAGAAGACGATTCGATACGCTTCGAGGAAAGCGTACGCGGAGACGAGGCCGAGAATCAAAGGGAGATTCGCGAAGCTGTCTGAGCTGGAGGTGGAGTCGCTCCTCGGCGGTGAAGCTGCATCGTACGGCGTCGTTCCGAGCTTCTAG
- the LOC121750610 gene encoding protein GLUTAMINE DUMPER 5-like, with translation MRTTLFHSTTKMTAAEASATAAAKTTFSPPATFQRSPWHSPVPYLFGGLAAMLGLIAFALLILACSYWKLSTSEEARDGDVESGAAGKGDGAEAEKALPVFEEKFLVIMAGEVKPTYLATPVCSRNVSFDDEKVDNKGKVEEEEEEEEGKVKKDGENALENGEQSHLSQSNLS, from the coding sequence ATGAGAACCACCTTATTCCACTCCACAACCAAAATGACCGCCGCCGAAGcctccgccaccgccgccgcaaaAACAACCTTCTCGCCGCCGGCGACCTTCCAGCGGTCGCCGTGGCACTCCCCGGTCCCGTACCTCTTCGGGGGGCTGGCCGCGATGCTTGGCCTCATCGCCTTCGCCCTCCTCATCCTCGCCTGTTCCTACTGGAAGCTCTCCACCTCCGAAGAAGCCAGAGACGGAGACGTGGAGAGCGGCGCAGCCGGGAAAGGCGACGGCGCCGAGGCCGAGAAGGCCCTGCCGGTTTTCGAAGAGAAGTTTCTTGTGATCATGGCCGGTGAAGTTAAGCCAACTTATCTTGCTACACCTGTGTGCAGTAGAAATGTATCATTTGATGATGAAAAGGTTGACAACAAAGgaaaagttgaagaagaagaagaagaagaagaaggaaaggTGAAGAAAGATGGTGAAAATGCACTAGAAAATGGAGAGCAATCTCATTTGAGCCAATCAAATTTGAGTTGA